From the genome of Acipenser ruthenus chromosome 14, fAciRut3.2 maternal haplotype, whole genome shotgun sequence, one region includes:
- the LOC131697384 gene encoding paraneoplastic antigen Ma1 homolog isoform X1 — MDKIKLLAWCAAEGVAPPRAFWVGNLPENITTQKLLEVLRANDDLGRVKCLGRYYNLNDDQWFALCCSDKDLVEVDLTETMDTDSDSPPLTLQQVLLMPDPQTPTPDFKKKLQMFLETEGKTLNDLQEVAGVQAASSTSTTDDLLSTIGKALEKALKPSSEGTSYKRLRVFSGLKPTPSQEDDYDTWMDQAAHMIQEWQCGEGEKRKRLVESLRGPALDVVRPLRVANPDASAQEYLSTLEHMFGSTESGEDLYLRFRTTMQKQGEKLSIFLARLEKLLQKVFVKGGIEASALGKARLNQLLKGAIYSDMCLVKLRLKERQKNPPTFSVLIKEIREEEERESLKQNPPTAPIRVHHANTPDVTPAPNAEMDSLKEQLQEIRKQISSLTVQQQHHYQDARPRQDVRARGHQPFYKRENSAEGTGQGGTTLHSAGRQPFPTTIRAPFRSFCYRCGLDGHRIKECVNTGNATLVAERLEAMYGNQLGNYDGTQ; from the coding sequence ATGGACAAAATTAAGTTACTGGCATGGTGCGCTGCCGAAGGTGTTGCTCCACCACGTGCTTTCTGGGTAGGCAATCTCCCTGAGAACATTACCACACAAAAATTATTAGAAGTACTCCGCGCTAATGATGATTTGGGAAGAGTAAAGTGTTTGGGAAGATATTACAACCTGAATGATGATCAGTGGTTCGCATTGTGTTGCAGTGACAAAGATCTGGTTGAGGTGGACCTGACCGAGACCATGGATACAGATAGTGATAGTCCACCTTTGACGTTGCAGCAAGTACTTTTAATGCCTGACCCCCAAACTCCAACTCCAGATTTCAAAAAGAAGCTGCAAATGTTTTTGGAGACTGAAGGAAAGACACTGAACGATCTGCAAGAAGTAGCTGGAGTTCAAGCAGCCTCCTCAACGAGCACTACAGATGACTTACTATCTACTATTGGGAAAGCACTTGAAAAAGCTCTGAAGCCATCTTCAGAAGGCACTTCCTACAAACGGCTTAGAGTGTTCTCTGGCCTCAAGCCCACCCCTAGCCAGGAGGATGACTATGACACCTGGATGGACCAAGCAGCACATATGATCCAAGAATggcagtgtggagaaggagaaaagcGGAAAAGGCTAGTGGAAAGTCTGAGAGGCCCTGCTCTTGATGTTGTCAGACCTCTGCGTGTGGCAAACCCGGATGCGTCGGCTCAAGAATACCTCAGTACACTTGAGCACATGTTTGGAAGCACAGAGAGCGGAGAGGACTTATATTTACGATTTCGCACTACCATGCAGAAGCAGGGAGAAAAGCTGTCTATATTCTTGGCCCGGTTGGAGAAGTTGTTACAGAAAGTATTTGTGAAGGGAGGCATAGAAGCCAGTGCATTAGGAAAAGCACGCTTAAATCAGCTACTTAAAGGAGCCATATACTCTGACATGTGCCTAGTTAAACTCCGGCTTAAAGAACGGCAGAAAAATCCTCCCACTTTTTCTGTTCTGATAAAAGAGatcagagaggaagaggagagagagagcctcAAGCAAAACCCCCCCACAGCGCCCATTAGAGTGCATCATGCTAACACACCTGATGTCACACCAGCCCCTAATGCAGAAATGGATAGCCTAAAAGAGCAGCTACAGGAGATTAGGAAACAAATATCATCCttgactgtgcagcagcagcatcactaTCAGGATGCCCGGCCACGCCAAGATGTCCGCGCAAGGGGTCATCAGCCATTCTACAAGAGGGAGAATTCAGCTGAAGGAACTGGACAAGGTGGAACAACTCTCCACTCTGCTGGAAGGCAGCCATTTCCAACTACTATCAGAGCTCCATTCAGATCCTTTTGCTACCGTTGTGGATTGGATGGTCATAGGATAAAAGAGTGTGTCAACACTGGAAATGCTACTTTGGTTGCTGAACGTCTTGAAGCCATGTATGGGAATCAGTTGGGAAACTACGATGGGACCCAGTAA
- the LOC131697384 gene encoding paraneoplastic antigen Ma1 homolog isoform X2: MDTDSDSPPLTLQQVLLMPDPQTPTPDFKKKLQMFLETEGKTLNDLQEVAGVQAASSTSTTDDLLSTIGKALEKALKPSSEGTSYKRLRVFSGLKPTPSQEDDYDTWMDQAAHMIQEWQCGEGEKRKRLVESLRGPALDVVRPLRVANPDASAQEYLSTLEHMFGSTESGEDLYLRFRTTMQKQGEKLSIFLARLEKLLQKVFVKGGIEASALGKARLNQLLKGAIYSDMCLVKLRLKERQKNPPTFSVLIKEIREEEERESLKQNPPTAPIRVHHANTPDVTPAPNAEMDSLKEQLQEIRKQISSLTVQQQHHYQDARPRQDVRARGHQPFYKRENSAEGTGQGGTTLHSAGRQPFPTTIRAPFRSFCYRCGLDGHRIKECVNTGNATLVAERLEAMYGNQLGNYDGTQ; encoded by the coding sequence ATGGATACAGATAGTGATAGTCCACCTTTGACGTTGCAGCAAGTACTTTTAATGCCTGACCCCCAAACTCCAACTCCAGATTTCAAAAAGAAGCTGCAAATGTTTTTGGAGACTGAAGGAAAGACACTGAACGATCTGCAAGAAGTAGCTGGAGTTCAAGCAGCCTCCTCAACGAGCACTACAGATGACTTACTATCTACTATTGGGAAAGCACTTGAAAAAGCTCTGAAGCCATCTTCAGAAGGCACTTCCTACAAACGGCTTAGAGTGTTCTCTGGCCTCAAGCCCACCCCTAGCCAGGAGGATGACTATGACACCTGGATGGACCAAGCAGCACATATGATCCAAGAATggcagtgtggagaaggagaaaagcGGAAAAGGCTAGTGGAAAGTCTGAGAGGCCCTGCTCTTGATGTTGTCAGACCTCTGCGTGTGGCAAACCCGGATGCGTCGGCTCAAGAATACCTCAGTACACTTGAGCACATGTTTGGAAGCACAGAGAGCGGAGAGGACTTATATTTACGATTTCGCACTACCATGCAGAAGCAGGGAGAAAAGCTGTCTATATTCTTGGCCCGGTTGGAGAAGTTGTTACAGAAAGTATTTGTGAAGGGAGGCATAGAAGCCAGTGCATTAGGAAAAGCACGCTTAAATCAGCTACTTAAAGGAGCCATATACTCTGACATGTGCCTAGTTAAACTCCGGCTTAAAGAACGGCAGAAAAATCCTCCCACTTTTTCTGTTCTGATAAAAGAGatcagagaggaagaggagagagagagcctcAAGCAAAACCCCCCCACAGCGCCCATTAGAGTGCATCATGCTAACACACCTGATGTCACACCAGCCCCTAATGCAGAAATGGATAGCCTAAAAGAGCAGCTACAGGAGATTAGGAAACAAATATCATCCttgactgtgcagcagcagcatcactaTCAGGATGCCCGGCCACGCCAAGATGTCCGCGCAAGGGGTCATCAGCCATTCTACAAGAGGGAGAATTCAGCTGAAGGAACTGGACAAGGTGGAACAACTCTCCACTCTGCTGGAAGGCAGCCATTTCCAACTACTATCAGAGCTCCATTCAGATCCTTTTGCTACCGTTGTGGATTGGATGGTCATAGGATAAAAGAGTGTGTCAACACTGGAAATGCTACTTTGGTTGCTGAACGTCTTGAAGCCATGTATGGGAATCAGTTGGGAAACTACGATGGGACCCAGTAA